The Vibrio cyclitrophicus sequence GCGATGTGGCCTGGTGCTTCAGTATCTGGTATGTACTTTTCACATCCTGATGCCCGATACTTTGCTATTGCACAGATTCAACAAGATCAAGTGGATAGCTATGCTGACCGAAAAGGTTGGGACATGTTAGAAGCCGAGAAGTGGTTAGGTCCAAACATTAACTAGTTTGAATCTATGACGAGCTTTGATTCGTAAAGTAGAAAAGAGAAAGGGTTGCTTAATAGCAACCCTTTTTGTATCTGTGATTTAGTTATTTATCTGCCGATGATAAACGGACTTTCTATTCAAATAACTCTTGGTGAAGCTTTTGAATCGCTAACTTAGACACAGATTCATCTAGCAAGAAGCATAGGTTGTGTGGGCTTGCTCCGTAACAAATCATGCGTAGGTTGAAATCTTCTAGAGTGCCGAATACCTGCTTTGCATAGCCTTTGCTTTCACTCATGTTGTTACCAATAAGTGCAACAAGGCATAGGTCGTGTTCAATATCGACAGAACATAGCTCTTCAAGCTCAAGGCGAGCGGCTTCGGGTAACTCTGGAGCACCACCTGATGTGTCTGTTTGATCGAGAGTGAGTGACACACTGATCTCTGAGGTAGTGATAAGATCGACCGAGATCTTATGTTTAGCAAGGATCTCGAACACTTTTGCCAAGAAGCCATAAGCATGGAACATGTTAGCGCTACGTAACGTAACCATAGTTTGGTTGCAGCGTAGGGCAAGCGCTCTAAATAGAGGAGAGCTCTCAACTTCTTGACGAATCCAAGTACCACCTAATTCTGGTGCTTTAGAAGAGCCGACAAATACCGGGATTTGGTGACGTAGTGCAGGTACTAGAGTCGATGGATGCAAGATCTTCGCACCAAAGTTTGCCATTTCCGATGCTTCACTAAAGCTGATCTCAGGGATAGGAGAAGCTTTAGGTGCAATACGAGGGTCAGTGGTGTAGATACCCGGAACATCCGTCCAGATTTCTAAACCAATCGCCTGTACAGATTCAGCAATCAGTGCTGCTGAATAATCACTGCCTCCACGCCCTAAAGTCGTGGTGTTACCTTCGCTATCTGCACCGATAAAACCTTGAGTAACGACAACCTGTTGCTGGCACAGTGGAATCAATTTCTCTTTTGCTAAAGCGGCAATATCTTCTAGTTGAGGTTCTGCTTTACCAAAATCGTCATTGGTGCGCATCACATCTCTGATATCAAAGCGAACAGCAGGAGTGCCTCGTTCAGAGA is a genomic window containing:
- the lysC gene encoding lysine-sensitive aspartokinase 3 — protein: MSASNVAGSFNVAKFGGTSVANFEAMSRCAAIIENNSNTKLVVSSACSGVTNLLVELANGVPDKARRQELMAQLADIHNAILDQLADPINIEKEVHSILDDIASAAEAASFQTSTKLTDHLVACGELMSTHILAQIISERGTPAVRFDIRDVMRTNDDFGKAEPQLEDIAALAKEKLIPLCQQQVVVTQGFIGADSEGNTTTLGRGGSDYSAALIAESVQAIGLEIWTDVPGIYTTDPRIAPKASPIPEISFSEASEMANFGAKILHPSTLVPALRHQIPVFVGSSKAPELGGTWIRQEVESSPLFRALALRCNQTMVTLRSANMFHAYGFLAKVFEILAKHKISVDLITTSEISVSLTLDQTDTSGGAPELPEAARLELEELCSVDIEHDLCLVALIGNNMSESKGYAKQVFGTLEDFNLRMICYGASPHNLCFLLDESVSKLAIQKLHQELFE